GCTGGGGCTAAcaatttcattaaattcCCGAATAGAATCTCCAACGCGCTAAAGGGTAAGTTACAAATATGATCATTTTCTTAGAACTTACCTTCTGTATCGCTTTGTATTTAGGTAGCGTTGTATCAACAAAGTCAGTTGGAATTTCATCATCGAGCGCTAATGCCTGCAGCACCTTGTAGTGCCATTGCAAAGTAGGATTATTGTATCTTCCTGGTTCATATGCCCGAAGTTCCATCCCTCGTAGAACATTTTGCATTGACTCAATGGAGTTTGGTGGAAGAAAATTAGGATTCGGATTGCCAGGAAGGCTCCGAATGTCATCGGCGGTTGGCAATTGAAGTAGAAAAATCCCAACTGGCAACTCAAAGTCTTTTCGGATATGGGTTGACGCGGCGGTCGGAATCATGGCCACGAAACTAGGACTAGAATTCGGTCGTGCGATAAACCAAGCAATCCCAATTTTGTTCGAATTAAGAAGCTTCTTATGCAACGCTGAAAATACCGCTCCTCCACCTCGGATTGTGTTTTCGATAGGCCGAATAAAAACAGCTGGTTTCAAAGAATGCCAAGGTTTGAGAGTTGAAGCATCCCGGAACCCTATAAGTCGTAATACAGGTTGTCCAAAGGATCGAATCTGATCCAAATCTTCTGGATCAAATACGATAGAAGACCCGCCATAAGTAAAAGATCTTTTGATTTCCGACTTTTtgagttcttttttggtgtCAAAACTTACCTGCTTACTTTGAGGAGTAGCAATTGCCAGGCGTTCTCCTTTGGCATAGACCCAGCTGGTTTTGACAGACTCCAATCTCTTTAGAAGAATGTAGCCTTGAATCTCAATTCTCACGTCCTTTCCCAAATCCATTTCCAGATGAAAGTGAGCCCGCTTTGGCTTTTGAAGAGCAGTTATCATATTCAGCATACCCTGTAACTGTGACTGACCCCGACTGACCAAATTGGAAACGTCTTGGCGATCGTAAATGATGTATAAGAAATctgaataaaaaagattcacTCGGAAAGAATGGGTAGGAGGGTCCAAAAAAACCGGATTTACTTGTACATCCAAGTCCTTCAAGTCCTGGGCTCTTTGAAGTatgattcctttttccatttcgtTCCAAGCAGGGTGATCGTTATCGGTAATTAGGAACAGACGCTTTTCGTATTTTTGAGCGTTGGTAGTGAAAAGAACACTGGCATGGTAAAGAACGTTGGACAAAGAGACTTGGGAAGAACAAGGcttaaaattttttttgtacgAGTCGAAATCTTGTAGAAAGGTTAGCAGAGGCTCTCGAAAGAGTATTGCCAAACAGGTATTTGCTTCTTCGAAACCTTTTCAAACCATTTACCTTTTTCGTAAGTCTGTAAGCTTTTGAGACGTTCAGCATCAGGTGGATctaaatccaaaagaatttgCTGATTTTCAAACCTGCCAGTAGAGGATTCCTAATGGATTCGTAAGTAAGGATGACCTGGATCAAAATCGACCTTCTAGTAAATTCGTACTTACAGTCCCATATAATAAAACTCCCATTACATCGTTTGGATTTGTAATCACCCTCTGTGCTGCCAATTGATATGCACAAATTAGAGCCATTTGCAGCGAGCAAGGAGTAAATTCATCCACTGGCTCTAGCATACTAGGAGAAACCTCTAccacaaaaagaatagcATTTCGACCAGTGTAAACACTCTGCCTCTGTTGTTAGTCAAAACGTCAGCAAGCACCATTAATTCTGAAAGATATTACTTCGCACCTCAAAGTCTTCTGTGAACGAAGGGTCTTCTGGATCCATCAATGAACCTtttgaaatccaaaaaatagaaatgaaagagTAAAATTGGAAATAACTAAATCCAAGGGACGCGTTTCAAGAATTACACGCAGCGGCAAAAATTTGTGTGGACGAATTTCAACAAGGAAACAGCGACCTTCCTctataaaagaattataCAATCCAAAGAACCTCTTTGGTACTGAACAGGAAAAGGAcctttctttatatttacaaCATGCTGGACCTATAATAGGGAGGTTTATCGTTTGTTCTAAAATATATAGAGAGACATTCGGGCGCCtaatttgcttttgtaagatataaacaaaagaacacGAGTTTCTGATGAAGGAATCCTTCGGACAGGTATTCAAATattgcttccttcttcttaaataaaagctaaaagatgaagattttCTCGATGGTTTTTGCAAAGACAatgatttctttggtttagcaagagagaaaatttgaaagaacCATCCTTTCGTCCGCCTTCATATCCACTCATTTTTCAGTTatttttgctctttttttagatAAAAACTTaatcctttttaaaaatacgTATTCCGAGAAACAACTGAAACAAATATACTGTTTTCATACTTATCCTACGCGTGTTCTGTTTACTAACGAAGAACGCTTCCATACCGTATCTAAGATAGAACACCTAAAAGTCTTCGGTATTTCCCAGCTAAAGCTGGTAGTTgccaaaaggaaattttcCAACGAAAACAACCTACATCAAGTGTTTCTGCTATGGGACGTGATGGTAAACGAAGTTGGTATAATGGCGATCGCAGGGAAGCCAAAAGAAACCGAGTAAATACTGCTCAGTACGATGAAAAACGACCCGAGCACTTGGTCGTTggtgaaaagaaaccaaaacgTAAAGCTGCTTGCCTTGTAGGGTACTGCGGTACTGGTTATCACGGTATGCAATTGAATCCTCCTAGTAGAACGATTGAAGGAGACCTTTTCGACGCGTTTGTCAAGGTTGGTGCCGTGTCTTCTTACAACTCGGATGATCCAAAGAAAGTCGCTTTAGCTCGTGCTGCACGTACCGATAAGGGTGTTCATGCTGCTGGAAATGTCATCACGTTAAAACTAATAATGGAGGATGAGCAATTGATCGAAAAAGTCAACCAGCATCTTCCTCCTTCTATCCGCGTTTGGGATGTTATCCGTACGATTAACTCCTTTAACCCTAGAACGTACTGCGAATCTCGTATCTATGAGTACCTGATTCCTACTTATGCTTTCGTCCCCCCGAAGCCCACTTCTGTGTTGGGTCAGTGCATTGCCAGAAACTCTCCTATGCCAAATGAACCtattgatgaaaatgacaTCAACCAGGTGAGCCGCAAGATTTTCTACGAAGAGGGAAAAGAGTTTTGGGATAAGTACAAAGAAATGGAAGCTGCTATTTTGGAGGCCTATAACGCAGACCCTGAGAATTTTGTCAATCCCTTTTCTAAGAAAGCTGCCGCCGCTGCCGCTTCTGCTGAAGGAAACGAGAGCGTCAAACATTGGGAGTCATCTGTGCCCCCTTCTGAGGAGAATGCTCAAAAACCCACTCCTGTTAATCCACCTGAGGAGGAAGCCAGCACAGAAGAGCTCCAAAGAAATGGttcaaaagatgaagagaCTTCTGCTCCAACACCAGAGGAAAGTCAATCTGATGCCTCTACACCCAAAAGTGATCCAGCTATGAGACTTGACCgtgctttaaaaaatgcaGAAATGCAGCTACTAAAGGAGTATCGAATCTCTGAAAAGAGATTACGAGTTATTAGAGAAACTCTGGATTGCTATGTTGGAAATCATAACTTTCACAACTTTACCGTCGGGCAAGcgttttaccaaaaaaacagTAACCGATTGATACGCTCTTTTAAGGTATGTTTGTTCACTAATTTATGAAGTATATCagaatttttattaacaaTATTGTTAGGCTTCTGACCCAATTATAATTGGTAACACTGAGTGGATTTCCTTGAAGGTACACGGACAGTCATTTATGTTACACCAAATCCGAAAAATGATAGCTTTGGCCGTGCTAATGGTTCGCACTGGGTGCAACTTGAGTCGCATTCAAGatgcttttaaaaaaacaaaagtaaatatcCCTAAAGGCCCTGGATTTGGTCTTTTGTTAGAGTCTCCTTTCTTCAAAGGTTATAATGAGCACAAGGCTCCGGATAATGATCGAGATCCTATTGACTTTAATAAGTACTCTGAAAGTATAGAAAAGTTTAAACACGCTCACATTTACGATAAAATTTTCCTAGAGGAAAGTCGGAAACAAGTGTAAgtaaattttcttttaattcattattGCTAACTCATTTAGTTtccattgctttttgacCTTCATAGACAGCTATAAGGAGATTGACTTTCAATATCTTTCGGATATTGGCATCActgctgaagaagaaaagatcGCCGAAAACGGACTACCAGATGAATTGTCTAGTGAAGACGAGGATGATGCAAAGACCAATAAGGATGAATTAGAAGGATAAAAGCGTTTTAGCAACTGACTAAgcataattttttgttaaacGGGTACTTTGGAGATTTTGGGAATCTATTTTTGGTTAATTTTAGATAATAGAAGAtgtttaattgaaaattttttaattttgacGAGAAAAAATAGTGATAATATATATAGGATAACAGTACATCATGAAAATACGTTCGTGTATTCAGAATACACAACCTCAACATATACGTACAAATAACAATTTAATTAACAGCGAAATAGtaagaaaacaatgatCATTATGTGCAAAGTAAATCCCATTATCACTCATAAGCTTATCATAGCAAAATATTCATGCAAAGAAGACATAGAAAAGATTAACGTGCGCTAAAAGGAACAACTCTTCCAAGTATGGTACCGGTAACTTGCATTCCTTGTTCTCCGTGTCGAAAGGCGGCCGCAATTAACTCCCTAGTACGGAAATAGGTATGCCTCCGTTTAACAGGTAAAACTGTTCTATGTTCTAAAGGTTTATTACCAGATTGTTGTAGTGCGTTCATAATAAAATCAACTTCCTCATCCGAATCGACAGGTGTTTCGTGTTGCTGTTCTTCCGATTCTTTGGCGGTTTCGAGAATTTGACCTGAGGAATTTAGTAAGCATCACTTTCGAATATGTTACAAACATACGTTGTATTTTGGcttggtttttcttttgacaAGAAGCTAGCAAAACATCATATGGCTGAGAGCGACCAGGAACAGCACGCTTGCTTGACATGGAATGAGTTTTGCATGTCAAAGAACGTGCACACATCAGGTTGTTAGGTAAAAGGACACCACATTGTTTGTCAACATCAACAGGACCTGTACAATtagtaaaataaagagtAAGTTCCAtacctttttgttttgtattcttcttctttcccACGTCCTTTTTGGACGAAGCATTCGCTTTCGTGGATTTCTTACTTTCTTCCACTTTCCGTCGTTTAGAAGGAGCAACCTCTGTGGTATTATTACTATGGTTGGAAGCGTCTCCAGAAGAACCATTCAGTTTTGGATGCGCTGCTTTACTACCATTCTTGACAGAAGCCGTAGATGAAGTCACCGTTTCCTTTGAGTTTACTGCTGCAGAAACATCCTTTTCTGTCTGACGCTTTAGTGAATTTTTCTCAACACATTTCCCATTATGCTCCTCAATATAGTTTGATAAATATGGCCTGTCGCATGTCGGGCAAAGTACATAATCAAGATCTGTATTATTAGGCTCAACGCCAAAACGAGGAAACGACTCTGCAGGAAGAGGTACTCGAGAGCTTTCCgtattactttttttactttctatttcattttctggGTCGTTGGAGCTACTCTGATTTCCGCTATCATCCTTTGGCAACCCG
The nucleotide sequence above comes from Schizosaccharomyces osmophilus chromosome 3, complete sequence. Encoded proteins:
- the pku70 gene encoding Ku domain helicase (XRCC6-like protein) Pku70-like is translated as MDPEDPSFTEDFESVYTGRNAILFVVEVSPSMLEPVDEFTPCSLQMALICAYQLAAQRVITNPNDVMGVLLYGTESSTGRFENQQILLDLDPPDAERLKSLQTYEKDFDSYKKNFKPCSSQVSLSNVLYHASVLFTTNAQKYEKRLFLITDNDHPAWNEMEKGIILQRAQDLKDLDVQVNPVFLDPPTHSFRVNLFYSDFLYIIYDRQDVSNLVSRGQSQLQGMLNMITALQKPKRAHFHLEMDLGKDVRIEIQGYILLKRLESVKTSWVYAKGERLAIATPQSKQVSFDTKKELKKSEIKRSFTYGGSSIVFDPEDLDQIRSFGQPVLRLIGFRDASTLKPWHSLKPAVFIRPIENTIRGGGAVFSALHKKLLNSNKIGIAWFIARPNSSPSFVAMIPTAASTHIRKDFELPVGIFLLQLPTADDIRSLPGNPNPNFLPPNSIESMQNVLRGMELRAYEPGRYNNPTLQWHYKVLQALALDDEIPTDFVDTTLPKYKAIQKRVGDSIREFNEIVSPSNNDIPIEEGEEDVNPVAPLKRKREENIEQSFALEDSQLKKMHDSGILEKELKILKVPQLKDILRDRSLRSTGKKADLITNLVAYVEKL
- the pus1 gene encoding TruA family tRNA/ U2 snRNA pseudouridine synthase Lsp1 → MGRDGKRSWYNGDRREAKRNRVNTAQYDEKRPEHLVVGEKKPKRKAACLVGYCGTGYHGMQLNPPSRTIEGDLFDAFVKVGAVSSYNSDDPKKVALARAARTDKGVHAAGNVITLKLIMEDEQLIEKVNQHLPPSIRVWDVIRTINSFNPRTYCESRIYEYLIPTYAFVPPKPTSVLGQCIARNSPMPNEPIDENDINQVSRKIFYEEGKEFWDKYKEMEAAILEAYNADPENFVNPFSKKAAAAAASAEGNESVKHWESSVPPSEENAQKPTPVNPPEEEASTEELQRNGSKDEETSAPTPEESQSDASTPKSDPAMRLDRALKNAEMQLLKEYRISEKRLRVIRETLDCYVGNHNFHNFTVGQAFYQKNSNRLIRSFKASDPIIIGNTEWISLKVHGQSFMLHQIRKMIALAVLMVRTGCNLSRIQDAFKKTKVNIPKGPGFGLLLESPFFKGYNEHKAPDNDRDPIDFNKYSESIEKFKHAHIYDKIFLEESRKQVFHCFLTFIDSYKEIDFQYLSDIGITAEEEKIAENGLPDELSSEDEDDAKTNKDELEG
- the sgf73 gene encoding SAGA complex deubiquitinating submodule subunit Sgf73, producing the protein MLTEQQTLELFPEEWERNHEILLKFPNGLPKDDSGNQSSSNDPENEIESKKSNTESSRVPLPAESFPRFGVEPNNTDLDYVLCPTCDRPYLSNYIEEHNGKCVEKNSLKRQTEKDVSAAVNSKETVTSSTASVKNGSKAAHPKLNGSSGDASNHSNNTTEVAPSKRRKVEESKKSTKANASSKKDVGKKKNTKQKGPVDVDKQCGVLLPNNLMCARSLTCKTHSMSSKRAVPGRSQPYDVLLASCQKKNQAKIQRQILETAKESEEQQHETPVDSDEEVDFIMNALQQSGNKPLEHRTVLPVKRRHTYFRTRELIAAAFRHGEQGMQVTGTILGRVVPFSAR